The Enterococcus sp. 7F3_DIV0205 genome has a window encoding:
- a CDS encoding glycosyltransferase family 2 protein yields the protein MKRTILTIVVPCYNEEAVLVETNKILLKLIKELIATQQIANNSRVLYVDDGSQDQTWSMIQKFSLEEECVTGLKLSRNFGHQAAILAGLDLALDKSSCIVTIDADLQDDPAVIKEFILAFNNGYEVVYGVRKKRETDTFFKKYTALLFYKLMNLLGVELVQNHADFRLLSQRACKQLVNFKETSIFVRGIVPLLGFSSTKVYYDRKKREAGESKYPLKKMISFSIEGLTSFSIAPIKFILSLGMISLVVATIITIYSLSRKIIGETVSGWTSMMISLWILGGLQLISISIIGLYIGKIFMEVKHRPRFIIEQESFSESFD from the coding sequence ATGAAACGGACGATTCTGACGATTGTAGTTCCTTGTTATAATGAGGAAGCAGTACTAGTAGAAACCAACAAAATTTTACTTAAATTGATCAAGGAACTGATCGCAACACAACAGATTGCAAATAATTCCAGAGTTTTATATGTGGATGACGGAAGCCAGGATCAAACTTGGTCAATGATTCAAAAATTTTCATTAGAAGAGGAATGTGTGACAGGGTTAAAGCTTAGCCGAAATTTTGGGCATCAGGCGGCTATCCTTGCAGGGCTGGATTTGGCTCTTGATAAAAGCAGTTGTATTGTGACCATTGATGCAGATCTGCAAGATGATCCTGCAGTAATCAAAGAGTTTATTTTAGCCTTTAATAATGGCTATGAGGTAGTTTATGGCGTACGTAAAAAGAGAGAAACTGATACATTCTTCAAGAAATATACAGCGCTGCTTTTTTATAAGCTGATGAATTTGTTAGGGGTAGAATTAGTACAAAATCATGCTGACTTTCGTCTGCTGAGCCAGCGAGCTTGTAAACAGTTAGTAAATTTCAAGGAAACGAGCATCTTTGTTAGAGGGATCGTTCCGCTTTTAGGATTTTCTTCGACAAAAGTTTACTATGATCGAAAAAAAAGGGAAGCAGGGGAATCTAAATATCCACTAAAGAAAATGATCAGCTTTTCAATTGAAGGGTTGACCTCTTTTTCAATTGCACCAATCAAATTTATTTTATCTTTAGGGATGATTTCACTTGTGGTGGCAACGATTATTACGATTTATTCTCTTAGCAGAAAAATAATAGGTGAAACGGTATCAGGTTGGACATCAATGATGATTTCATTATGGATTTTGGGTGGTCTACAACTGATTTCGATCAGTATAATTGGACTTTACATAGGGAAAATTTTTATGGAAGTAAAGCATCGTCCTAGATTTATTATTGAACAAGAGAGTTTTTCGGAGTCGTTTGATTAA